Part of the Cyanobium sp. ATX 6F1 genome is shown below.
CCTTTGCCCCCTGGGCGGAGGCGGCCCTGGGCCTCTACCGCCAGGGGGATCTGCTGCTGCGCTGCCCCCTGGCGATGCCGATGGACTGGGACCTGCCGGCGCTGGCCCTGGGGCTCACCTGCGGCACGCCGCATCTGGACGCCGGCGCCCTGCGTCGCCAGCTGGGGTTGCCGGAGGACCCAGGCCGCTGCGTGCTGGTGAGCTTCGGGGGCCTGGGCTTTCAGCTTGATCCGCAGGTTTTCGCCACCTGGGGCGAACACGAGTTCGTGGTGGCGGACCCAGGCTTCGATCCCGCCGCGGCGCCGGCCAACGTCCGCGCCCTGCCGGCGGGGGTGCGGCCCCTGGAGCTGATGCCGCTCTGCGACCGCCTGATCACCAAGCCCGGCTACAGCAGTTTCTGCGAAGCCCTCAGCCAGGATGTGGGCCTGCATGTGGTCCGCCGGGAGGGGTTTGCCGAGGCCGCCGTGCTCGAGCGGGCCCTGGTGCACCATGGGCGCCACCGGCTCTTGAGCCAGACGCAGCTCCAGCGGGGCGACTGGCAACTGGATCAGCCGCTGCTGGCCCCCAGCGGGCCGAGGCTGCAGAACGATGGCAGCGCTCAGGCCGCAAAAGCACTGGTGGCACTGGCCTCTGGGCAGCCAGCCATGTTGATCGGCACAGGGACAGTTGGGCTGTCAAGCGATTGATCAGCAGTGCCGATGATTGAGTGAATGGGTGTTCGTGAATTCTGAACTGAATTCATGGTGCAATCCAGTGAGGGTCGTGTTTTGAATTCATTTCTGTAGTCGTGATAACAAGTGGACGGTTATTCGACTGGCACTATCAAGAACTCGTTTGGGGCGATCTTTCGACAAATTGGCGCAGTCGAATTTCTATTGCTATTGCTTCGCGATTCCTGATCGAGCCATTCAGATCTTTCCGTCTCTGCAGCTCGTCATCCAATTTCGCGTCACAGCAACTTGATTCGCTCATCAGCCCATTCACTTCCGTTTCGTCCAATCAGATCAGATCAGCTGAGTTTTCCGCTCATTCAGCTCGTTCTCCCATTCACGTCCTGAATCCACCCGCCCATCGATCGGATCACAAGCCATCGATTTCGGTGAATCAGTTGTATGGCAATGGCCGTAATGTCCTTCGAATCCGTCGGTTTGCAGCGATCCACTCCCCCCTCAAGAGCCTCCCGAGTCCGCCAGCTGCTGGTGGGAGCCTCCCTGGCCCTGCTCAGCCTTCCGCTTGCCCTTCCCGCCCGGGCAGCCGTTGGTGACGAAGGCAATGTTCAGCTCATCGGCACCGCCACCTCCACCGCGGCCGTGCCCCGCATGTTCGCCATCACCCCGGAGAGGCGGGCCCTGCTCAACACGATCCGCTACGCCGAAGGCACCTGGGCCAATGGCGAAGACATCGGTTATCGGGTGATGTTTGGTGGCGGTCTCATGGATTCCCTGGAGCGCCACCCCGACCGGGTGATCCGCAGTTCCCGCTATGCCAGCGCTGCCGCAGGCGCCTACCAGTTCATGCCCTTCACCTGGGCCATGACCAGCCGGATTCTGGGTCTGCCCGGTTTCGGGCCCTTCGCCCAGGACCAGGCAGCGCTGCTGTTGATCCAGCGCCGTGGTGCCTTGGAGCTCGCTGATCAGGGCCAGCTCACCCCCCATCTGACCGCCCGCCTGGCGCCCGAATGGGCCTCGTTCCCAACCCTGCGCGGCAGCAGTTTTTACGGCCAGCCCGTGAAGCGCTTTGCTGATCTCAAGCGCTTCTACGAGTGGAACCTCGCCCAGCTCCGCGGCCAGCTTGTGGCACCCCCTGAGCCGGTGGCCAGCGTGCCCCCCAGTCGCGCCTG
Proteins encoded:
- a CDS encoding glycoside hydrolase family 104 protein, producing MSFESVGLQRSTPPSRASRVRQLLVGASLALLSLPLALPARAAVGDEGNVQLIGTATSTAAVPRMFAITPERRALLNTIRYAEGTWANGEDIGYRVMFGGGLMDSLERHPDRVIRSSRYASAAAGAYQFMPFTWAMTSRILGLPGFGPFAQDQAALLLIQRRGALELADQGQLTPHLTARLAPEWASFPTLRGSSFYGQPVKRFADLKRFYEWNLAQLRGQLVAPPEPVASVPPSRACATNQLECLLESAAQSRSGL